From one Anopheles cruzii chromosome 3, idAnoCruzAS_RS32_06, whole genome shotgun sequence genomic stretch:
- the LOC128270819 gene encoding uncharacterized protein LOC128270819, whose amino-acid sequence MAPLPPPPVARERPHYPRRAHAGLYFHSSPPKVLQMTNQLAAKDNDYRSRDGIVIKPSNIRIWLHHKQMSKLAKVLWAGQGMRLRTETSHHPKMKRFLECVPHVMGVIKDIHQAVIENDLDTLKEKTAPPAPRVILTSKDAHGLTPLHKAAGLAHTQIVEYILSVWPSLSSDEDHGGRTPLHWAASAKNNARSFNLLVQAGADETALDDRHKPAEYYKNKAGDIDRSLLSVIPEAPRISQQGFPACFDWAMFTLDDDSDEGSQTRMKPFLSQNNLLDAGPADPGLAGDCLSVNVAKSKSVQNLTNGVLTDLDAEPELPAGSDKEEPRNGDGQNDTLSDNGVDQAVTNHNQQTENASEQGEVAAEEDGTVVEPVEQSNRAGVGRSAGIVPSTSVNGDSHQADEIAGETISPDTLGSVARIEDLELAAADATAVGQESPASGRQSAGTKPNGNSREPSAGGVSMHSSGGSGEEPEDELPKEPLKSEPDSNGSPEGAEEAEVSRDSLEHALTAPQDEEIEQDSLGKDGEGDGEPLATNGTTEESSVRPPTSAISSTGSQSRTTSGKSIRSTSKVDQEEDGRTSRQSSAPTDHGDIRQNDRQSPTVPSESSRSSGHRTRPGSVKESAISDGSRPSNGADSRAISSQTVVRGASSGKSVVSHKSSHTGTGSIDVSDRATAEGDEDSEGNDDSSSTDVQIVSYRTGAENGVVEPTQISDAEDGREGMQKEPQEQESQERPTTVPPSEPETKPLSEEVPSQVLEIEGTVQGEPDNGQLQSTNHRLVREELEERLNEEQSVQDAIDSADLEKLAAIVLNGKGKSLIGRSADQPEILAFLQNVPAYMGKIRRVHLAAREGSLRDLQSALDRRKFATAKDEISPHGATPLHVATVFGHAGIVRYLAGRFPETLSTTDDDGRTPLHYAATLKDNGHFYNLLTHLGANAKVEDNLNHSAEYYLGHVQSQGILSHRQLLRDYGAKEELAEEMLNDQVPDDLHSARRPLDDADTLTTLERCYKIIHEPTDDLLVRSVGLPNNSVPGSASSLRVLITSYLARFLKRSVFDRIKKRQTRLDHNLFDVIWPAMKKATKEKRLDEDLNVGIVMPDYDAFVVFQEFLVPLIKDVHCMEITQPFMPHPPMQYFPRYAVNDQQLPPPQHPEQCGDAAKNGNILRENPDSIRLNLDTSGKYITGCVVECSRNLDVYEFPLNLGIAQLEQVERLVTAKVLSTEFVQVTGESELGTYYSMNEVLENPSEVRTVLAASGLLVPLLDHTDPHQTAESIAINGRYWPYGRGVYVSHAGDLVVWVNVQDHLRLMCCTESKNPAAIGTAYSKVGRAIKFLDERIPFKHSYFLGYLVSRPSFLGTGLKLTLSLALTHLRKERENLRHLCVVRGLHLLTDDGLVRACNMRSLAQTEWQLFQDFASAVTNIVALEKELSMSNSLHIAATLLRIFQLGEQQVEIPLFRTEEGRYLATSLGDPLIKGLTEVANKRPPDPITYLANYLYNFVNHKTKPQDHKKSPGNDSNNNCIEGQVKQEPAERDLDSSAQQVGAASEAVPPPRKPSTPPPAAMEPTVRDENAPSPEESDVNQAPADDRDEHGQSILHFACARSHGRNALIQLIEESGVNITYRDELYRTARDVALQATQPENAREIDRYIIGVAAKGDLEALSGMLLEGYDHIVDVVAPDGTTIQEVASTRGHQDMVRFLETARTFEENRENLLSAIREKRFEAVVKLTKSPDGPKLVRAKNYYGRCSLHIAILMENEDMVDYLASNFSAVLKIGDNLQRTPLHYAMGVSNVEAISRILIKNGAKRVLKDLKGRQPTYYFMNKADIYRLQEEERE is encoded by the exons TGCTCCAAATGACCAATCAGCTAGCGGCGAAGGATAACGATTACAGGAGCAGAGACGG gatAGTGATCAAACCGTCGAACATCCGGATATGGTTGCACCACAAGCAGATGTCCAAGCTGGCGAAGGTGCTGTGGGCCGGCCAGGGGATGCGCCTGCGAACGGAGACGTCCCACCATCCGAAGATGAAGCGATTCCTAGAGTGTGTCCCGCACGTTATG GGTGTCATTAAGGACATTCATCAGGCCGTCATCGAGAACGATCTGGACACGCTGAAGGAGAAGACGGCACCACCGGCCCCACGTGTCATACTGACGAGCAAGGACGCACACGGGCTGACACCGCTCCACAAAGCAGCCGGACTGGCCCACACGCAGATCGTCGAGTACATACTGTCTGTGTGGCCGAGCCTCTCCTCGGACGAGGACCACGGCGGCCGGACACCGCTGCACTGGGCCGCCAGTGCGAAGAATAACGCGCGCAGCTtcaatctgctggtgcaggcgGGTGCCGACGAGACGGCACTGGATGAC CGCCACAAACCGGCCGAGTACTACAAGAACAAGGCGGGCGACATCGACCGGTCGCTGCTGTCGGTCATCCCGGAAGCGCCCAGAATTTCACAGCAAGGATTTCCGGCCTGTTTCGACTGGGCCATGTTCACGCTGGACGATGATTCCGATGAG GGCTCACAGACGCGAATGAAACCGTTTCTTTCGCAGAATAATTTGCTGGACGCGGGTCCAGCAGATCCGGGGCTGGCCGGAGATTGCTTGTCGGTTAACGTCGCCAAATCGAAATCCGTGCAGAACCTTACCAATGGCGTACTCACCGATCTCGACGCCGAACCAGAACTCCCAGCCGGCAGTGACAA AGAAGAACCGCGGAATGGCGATGGTCAAAATGACACACTCAGCGACAATGGCGTGGACCAGGCAGTAACTAACCATAATCAGCAGACGGAGAACGCAAGCGAACAAGGCGAAGTGGCAGCCGAGGAG GACGGGACAGTAGTGGAGCCAGTAGAGCAAAGCAATCGGGcaggtgtcggtcggtcggccgggatCGTACCAAGCACTAGCGTTAACGGTGATAGTCATCAAGCAGATGAGATCGCCGGCGAAACCATTTCCCCCGATACCTTAGGGTCAGTGGCTAGGATCGAGGATCTAGAATTGGCGGCAGCTGATGCCACGGCTGTTGGCCAAGAGTCACCAGCGAGTGGTCGTCAATCGGCCGGCACCAAGCCGAATGGCAACAGCCGAGAACCATCCGCGGGAGGAGTTTCAATGCACAGTTCAGGTGGCTCCGGGGAGGAACCAGAAGATGAGCTGCCTAAGGAACCATTAAAGTCGGAGCCGGATAGCAATGGGTCTCCTGAGGGCGCTGAAGAAGCCGAAGTATCGCGGGACAGCTTGGAGCACGCTCTCACCGCTCCGCAAGACGAAGAAATCGAACAGGACAGTCTGGGGAAGGATGGCGAAGGGGATGGCGAGCCACTTGCCACCAATGGAACGACCGAAGAGTCCTCAGTGCGCCCACCGACGTCGGCCATATCGAGCACCGGATCGCAATCGAGGACCACCTCAGGGAAGAGCATCAGGTCGACGTCTAAAGTTGATCAAGAAGAGGACGGGCGAACCAGTAGACAATCGTCGGCCCCCACTGATCACGGCGACATCCGGCAGAACGACAGGCAAAGCCCTACGGTGCCCAGTGAAAGCTCCCGTTCTTCGGGTCACCGCACCCGACCCGGTTCGGTGAAGGAATCGGCGATCTCCGACGGTTCACGTCCATCGAACGGTGCTGATTCCCGGGCAATTTCCTCGCAGACCGTGGTTCGGGGTGCATCGTCCGGCAAGTCGGTCGTGTCGCACAAATCGAgccacaccggaaccggctccATTGACGTATCGGATCGGGCCACCGCTGAGGGCGATGAAGACTCGGAGGGAAACGATGATTCCAGCAGTACCGATGTGCAGATCGTTAGCTACCGCACGGGAGCCGAG AACGGAGTGGTCGAACCGACCCAAATCTCCGACGCCGAAGATGGCAGGGAAGGGATGCAAAAGGAACCGCAGGAGCAGGAATCCCAGGAGCGACCGACTACCGTTCCGCCGtccgaaccggaaacaaaGCCGCTGTCGGAGGAAGTGCCGAGCCAGGTGCTGGAGATCGAGGGCACGGTGCAGGGCGAACCGGACAACGGGCAGCTGCAGTCCACAAACCATCGGCTGGTGCGCGAAGAGCTCGAGGAACGGTTGAAT GAAGAACAGTCGGTCCAGGATGCAATCGACTCGGCCGATTTGGAGAAGCTGGCCGCGATCGTACTGAATGGCAAGGGAAAGTCTCTGATTGGCCGATCGGCAGACCAACCGGAGATTCTGGCGTTTCTACAAAATGTACCGGCCTACATG GGCAAAATAAGGCGCGTCCATCTAGCGGCACGCGAGGGCAGTCTGCGTGATCTACAGTCGGCCCTGGACCGGCGTAAATTCGCCACGGCAAAGGACGAGATATCGCCGCATGGCGCAACGCCCCTGCACGTGGCAACGGTTTTCGGGCACGCAG GGATCGTGCGTTACTTGGCGGGTCGGTTTCCGGAAACGCtcagcaccaccgacgacgacggccggacACCGCTGCACTATGCCGCCACGCTGAAGGACAACGGCCACTTCTACAACCTGCTGACCCATCTGGGTGCCAACGCAAAGGTGGAAGATAAT CTCAACCATTCGGCCGAGTACTATCTGGGACACGTGCAGTCACAGGGTATCCTTTCCCATCGGCAGCTGTTGCGCGACTATGGTGCCAAGGAAGAGCTGGCCGAGGAGATGTTGAACGATCAAG TGCCAGACGATCTGCACAGTGCACGGCGGCCGCTGGACGACGCCGATACGCTGACCACGCTCGAGCGGTGCTACAAGATCATCCACGAGCCGACCGACGACCTGCTGgtacggtcggtcgggctgCCGAACAACAGTGTGCCGGGCAGTGCTTCCTCGCTGCGGGTCCTCATCACCTCGTACCTGGCGCGTTTCCTCAAGCGCAGCGTGTTCGATAGGATCAAGAAGCGGCAGACGCGTCTGGACCACAATCTGTTTGACGTGATCTGGCCGGCGATGAAGAAGGCAACGAAGGAGAAGCGCCTGGACGAGGACCTGAACGTGGGGATCGTAATGCCCGACTACGACGCATTTGTCGTGTTCCAGGAGTTTCTGGTGCCGCTTATCAAGGACGTGCACTGCATGGAGATAACGCAGCCGTTCATGCCGCACCCGCCGATGCAGTACTTCCCGCGGTACGCCGTCAACGATCAgcagctgccaccgccgcagcatCCGGAGCAGTGCGGGGACGCCGCGAAGAATGGGAACATCCTGCGGGAGAATCCGGACAGCATACGGCTAAATCTGGACACCTCGGGCAAGTACATCACGGGCTGCGTCGTCGAGTGTAGCCGGAACTTGGACGTGTACGAGTTTCCGCTCAATCTCGGCATTGCCCAGCTGGAGCAGGTGGAGCGACTCGTTACGGCCAAGGTGCTGTCGACGGAATTTGTGCAGGTGACGGGCGAGTCGGAACTCGGCACGTACTATAGCATGAACGAGGTCCTCGAGAACCCGTCGGAGGTGCGCACGGTGCTCGCGGCCAGCGGGCTTCTGGTGCCGCTGCTCGACCATACCGATCCGCATCAAACCGCCGAATCGATCGCCATCAATGGCCGGTACTGGCCGTACGGGCGCGGTGTGTACGTTAGCCACGCGGGCGATCTGGTGGTGTGGGTCAACGTGCAGGATCACCTGCGGCTAATGTGCTGCACCGAAAGCAAAAACCCGGCGGCCATCGGTACCGCCTACTCGAAGGTCGGCCGCGCCATAAAGTTCCTCGACGAGCGGATCCCGTTCAAGCACAGCTACTTTCTCGGCTACCTCGTGTCGCGGCCGTCGTTCCTCGGGACGGGCCTCAAGCTCACGCTGAGCCTAGCGCTGACGCACCTGCGCAAGGAGCGCGAAAACCTGCGTCACCTGTGCGTGGTCCGCGGGCTGCACCTGCTCACGGACGATGGCTTGGTGCGGGCGTGCAACATGCGCAGCCTGGCGCAGACCGAGTGGCAACTCTTCCAGGACTTTGCCAGCGCCGTCACCAACATCGTGGCGCTCGAGAAGGAGCTGTCGATGTCGAACTCTCTGCACATCGCCGCCACACTGTTGCGCATCTTTC AGTTGGGTGAGCAACAGGTGGAAATCCCATTGTTTCGCACCGAGGAAGGTCGCTATTTGGCCACCT CTTTAGGCGATCCCCTCATCAAGGGGCTGACCGAAGTGGCCAACAAACGGCCACCGGACCCCATCACGTATCTGGCAAACTATTTGTACAACTTCGTCAACCATAAAACCAAACCGCAGGACCACAAGAAGTCGCCGGGTAACGATTCAAACAACAACTGCATTGAGGGGCAAGTGAAACAGGAACCGGCCGAGCGCGACCTAGACAGTTCGGCCCAGCAAGTTGGCGCAGCGTCGGAGGCTGTTCCACCGCCGAGGAAACCATCTACGCCGCCACCGGCTGCCATGGAGCCTACGGTGCGGGACGAAAATGCGCCGTCTCCTGAGGAATCGGACGTAAACCAGGCACCGGCAGACGATCGG GACGAGCATGGTCAGAGTATACTGCATTTTGCGTGTGCTCGATCGCACGGGCGCAATGCTTTGATCCAGCTGATCGAGGAGTCCGGTGTCAACATTACCTACCGGGACGAGCTGTACCGAACTGCAAGGGATGTGGCGCTGCAAGCCACCCAACCGGAGAACGCccgcgaaatcgatcgatacaTTATAGGAGTGGCCGCCAAAG GTGATTTGGAGGCACTGAGTGGAATGCTGCTGGAGGGATACGATCACATTGTGGACGTTGTTGCACCGGATGGAACCACCATACAGGAGGTGGCCAGCACACGTGGACACCAGGATATGGTGCGCTTCCTTGAAACAGCCCGAACATTCGAG GAAAATCGTGAAAACCTCCTCAGCGCCATCCGGGAGAAGAGGTTCGAGGCGGTGGTAAAACTTACCAAATCACCAGATGGGCCTAAGCTTGTGCGAGCAAAGAACTACTACG GTCGATGCTCACTCCATATAGCAATATTGATGGAAAACGAGGACATGGTCGACTATTTGGCATCCAACTTCAGCGCAGTTCTCAAAATTGGTGACAAT TTGCAGCGAACTCCTTTACACTACGCAATGGGCGTAAGCAACGTGGAAGCGATAAGCCgtattttgatcaaaaatggaGCCAAACGCGTGCTGAAAGATTTGAAGGGCCGTCAGCCAACGTACTACTTCATGAACAAGGCGGATATTTACCGTTTGCAGGAAGAAGAAAGGGAATGA
- the LOC128273242 gene encoding DNA-binding protein RFXANK has product MSSSPNSDEEPDRKNDFNPLLASGKRKSAFLPYKPSNTVLTNLQRGNTEASIPSEICLNFHEKTGQGEITEEQVRAEPSVDAVDSNNYTPLHWACYYGQLAAVTILLKCGADPNKQANDMITPLVISGAGGHNDIVRLLLERGASINHMDIVGNTALMYAAAGNHPHTCNELLNGGASFTDTNEDGESAYSLAVKNGANLAQAVLENHITALLMT; this is encoded by the exons ATGAGCTCGTCACCAAACTCGGATGAAGAACCGGATCG AAAAAATGATTTCAACCCGCTACTGGCGAGCGGTAAACGGAAAAGTGCATTTCTACCGTACAAACCATCGAACACGGTTCTGACAAATCTGCAACGGGGAAACACGGAGGCCAGCATCCCCAGTGAAATTTGTCTCAATTTTCACGAAAAAACTGGCCAGGGTGAGATTACGGAGGAACAAGTGCGTGCTGAGCCATCGGTTGATGCGGTCGATTCCAACAACTACACTCCGTTGCATTGGGCGTGCTACTACGGCCAACTGGCAGCTGTAACTATTCTACTAAA GTGCGGTGCGGATCCAAATAAGCAAGCTAACGATATGATAACCCCTTTGGTtatttccggtgccggtggacaCAATGATATCGTGCGGCTTCTTCTGGAGAGGGGAGCCTCCATCAACCATATGGATATTGTTGGGAATACTGCGCTCATGTATGCGGCGGCCGGAAACCATCCGCACACGTGCAACGAGCTGTTGAATGGTGGAGCGAGTTTTACCGATACGAATGAAGACGGAGAATCAGCTTACTCGTTGGCGGTGAAAAATGGTGCCAATTTAGCGCAAGCAGTACTAGAAAACCACATAACCGCCTTGCTAATGACCTAG